Genomic segment of Populus nigra chromosome 6, ddPopNigr1.1, whole genome shotgun sequence:
GCATGTAGCCTACGCTCTCTTTTTGATAAAGGGGTGTTCTTCTCTTCACCAGATTGCGACTTCAATTTGCCAAAATTCTGCTTCTTAAATGGCTTGAAAGGCTTCTTTTCTTGCTTGTTTTCAGGTTTTGAGCTGACAAGCTTCGGTCTTTTAGAAAATGAGCTATATGTATTCGTCTTAGCATCTGGGTTTTGCtttctcttctttgatttgttgttaCTCTCTTGTTTCTTCGCCGCCATTGAAGTTAAGTACAAGCTTAGAGCTTTTAGTCGCTCTCGTGCTTTTCGGTTGGTCTTTGAGAGGTTTTTTGAGGGTTTTGGTCTTGTTAGATATGATAATAGATGAATTTGTCCTTATGTGGCCAAATGccaattttggatccaaatTCAACTTAATGGGCTACTGGGGTGATGGGTTGGCCCATtatctttatatgttttttttttcaatactatAGTATAAATATTAGACATgacttatgaaaaataaattttaaaatttggagttatagtttaaaatttaCCAGTACATTCGTCCATGTTTTGCTGCatgatagatattttttttctaaacttaaaaaagtattaagagtatagagatatttttttataatattattaaattcaatcgaGTGATTTGATCTTGAAACATATCAACTGCTTCTTTGCCCAActcgagttttaaattaaatcgcATGAGAGTTTATCCAAAGagaatcatttaatttaataggtCTAAAGATAACTTGGATGACcattaaaaacatgatataatttttaaaaaaaacacttttaagacaacaatttttaaaaaaattataagacgGTGATATATTGGATCAACCTTGGTTACCTTGCAACCTAAATCATGAATTTCaatgggtttaataactttgttgtctttgtaaattttttttattttttttatgataaaattagatcCTTACAAATCAAGCACCAAGcctaagaaaaacattattgagatcatgataaccctagagaaaatagaaaaaaataaatcataaatttcattttctaacCAATCCAATACAATACTGAagaagagtgaaattaaaaaaaataattagaaaaattaaaggataaaaaactatatatatatatatatatatatatatatatatataaacataacatGTTTGATGGTTGAACTCGTTAAACTCGTGAATCGGGTAACCTGATTCAACACATCAAATCTATAGGTAATGTCAATCTTAATGTCAATTAATTCTTCTTAAATAAAGgagattttagtaaaaaaaaatcattctatgaattgaaaatatatctttttataagaaaaatacaataacaaaaaaaatctgagttTTAACTAAAAAAGGTTTGGCGAaaatctattatatatatatatatatatatatatatatataaaactagttGCCCGATTAAATTGTggtttcttgaaagaaaaaaaagagattatttaTGTCAAAGACTTGTTGTTCCTTACTTTATTATAACAATAATTTGCTTGCAGATGTTACCAGCTTGATGAAAATTGTGGAGTAGGATGTGGTTTATTGGGGTGACAGCTGActtcagtgtgtgtgtgtaaaaaatctttctttattattgtttatcaACTAGGCATAGCACAACTTTGATTTAGAATCAAGCAATTACTGAGCTCTTCCTTTTATATGATCCATAATCTTCCTTCTGCAGATCAACGATTTAGTGATTTAATTAGGCTGGGAGTGAAGGGATTTATGCctcattttttaatcaaacctCAAAGCTCTGGTGTAAACAAATTTGTAGCAGGAACATTTTGCAGAAGGAAACAAATCTGTACCATGCCATGCTGTTTTCAGGGGGGGCTCGAGATTAAAACACTGCAATTATTTTCCTGACAACCATGCCCATCACATAAAACCAGAAGTGCAAATCTTTATCAGAATCCTCGTATCAGTCACGTCCTAGACCTTGAAGCAGAAGCTCCTAAACTTTATAAGATGCTCTTTTCCTTAACTACAAAATACTGAATTCATGCAATTCATGTCAACTAATACTGCTGGTATATTGATTCATATCCAATGAAGATTTCACAAGGAAACTGCATTGCATGCATCTGATTCTGTGAACAAGGTATGGGGTTTAATAGAATACAGGTAGCAATACTAAGAATATTCATGTCACTTTTGTGGTTTGTTGCAATAACTACCAAAAATTTTCTTACACATGAATGAAGATATGAAGCTGTACAAATAATCTGCAGAATTGAACAGGAGGAAATGCAAAACCAAGGGAATGAAGGAACAAATACTGTAGACATGTGTCTTATTGAAAAGAATCTAACATACTCTGGAGACCATAAGCTGTGGAAGAATCCCTTTTTACCCCATATGACTGTACTTTTGAAGGAACGGTATTCATAAGTTCACGGATTTACCATAGGAATTCAGGATGGAATAGCAAATCGAGGAAGAATTTGAATATGAGCTGTTGAGTTCAGGACATGGTTCCGGGGAAACAAGCTCTGAAAAGCCAATAACGTTTGAACATGTCCAAGAAGTTGAGGTGGCGGGAATTGTTAAGGAGACATTAAATAGACAAATAGAGGTGAAAGGAGATTCTGCAAGTCCCGTGAAGTTTCCAGCCGTAGTGATGTTTGAACCAATCACATTTTGCAAAGTGATTTGATCAAGAATTGGGATGGCATTAGGATCGAAACTGTCATCCGGATGTGACCCACAATCACCAATGGCACCAAATGCCATgttgatatttttcaattcaacattTGATATGATGACCCGTTTGATATAACCACCTCTGCCCTTAGTTGTTCTAAACTCAATGCCACTAAATGAGTTGTATAGGTAGACCTGCTCAACATACACATTAGAAATGCCACCGGACATCTCACTACCAAAGGCGATGGACGAGCCTGAAGATGATTGAAGGTAGACCCTTCTTATGTGTACATCTTGTGTTGGCCTATCATAGGCAATGCCATATTCATCCCAACCACTCTTGAGGGAAATCGCATCATAACCAACCTTGATGAGGCTGTCCTCTATGCACACATTATTGGAAGAATctgaaaatgtaataaaaacCGAGTCAGCTGAATTCTTGTCCGACAATGATTACAAAACACAATCAAGGCAGTTCATCCACACCTAATCTCTTCACTCATTATATTAATAAAGCATTCTTAGTTTGAGCAAATTATACAACTTAAAATTTTGAGGATGAAATAGAGTTAGTATTCGTAGTGAGGGAAATTAGTGGAAAACATGTTAATTACACAAACACAAGTTCCACAAACCTGGAACTATGCCGATGGTGTAAGGGGATTCTCCAGGAGCAGAGACTGAAATATTTTGAACAAGCACATTACTGCATCAGAGACAATTTGCACACAAAACTAAGTCACTCCATCTAATATTAAGCTGTTTATTAAATTAGCAATCACCTGGATCTTAGAAAACTTACCTGCAATATACAGGATGAATGTTATATGCAGGAGCATTCAAGAAGGTAAGATTTGAAACTACTACATGATCAGATGATGTAAATTCCACAAGGTGAGGGCGGCTGTAGTTCAAGGAACGGGACTCGAACCAGTCCCACCAAACTGAACCCTGACCATCAATGGTCCCATTATCACCTAGACCAGCAAATAAATGTCAGGTAAGCAGCAATCAAGACCAAACAATCGGTGattgaaagagaaacaaatGAAAACGCAAGTGCTTTTACCAGTTACTACCACATCAGTTAGCATATCTCCATTTATTAAACTTCGATATCTTTTTCCAGGAAGTTCAATCCCACGACCATACGAGGGTAAGGGATCAACAAGATCCCAATGGGATGGATCCTGACAAACAAGGAAAGCATGTGTAAGAATCCCAAGGATTGAACATAGCAAACCAAACTAATTTTGCATTGTTAGAAGATTTTTCTTCATCTATCTCTTCACTAGAAACAggtcaaacaaaacaaatgaggGAAAACAAATACGAGAAAGCAAACAGTGAAAAAGTACCTGCGATCCTAGAATGACAGCACCTTTTTCCAGGAAGAGTGTGAGATGGCTGGTAAGACTGAAACTTCCAGTAAGCCATTTTCCGGGTGGGACATAAAGCTGAGCACCGCCCTTGTCAGTAAATGACTTTAGATAGAAAATGGCATTCTGAAAAGCAAGAGTATTCAATGTTTTCCCATCTCCAACTGCACCAAACTCCAAGATCGACACACTATGTGGCCTCGGTTTTAAACCCGGCTTAAAGTCACACACTCCGCTACTCTCTTCTGCATCAATTCTAATGGCAATGCTCAGTGCCAGTAGCAAGAGTAATGCCACCTGAAAAACAAGAGCAAAAACAACCAAATCTAAGAACAGATTCGTAGAATAAAGATTCATTTTGCACCACAGTCAATTAAACAAGAgagcaataaaaaattcaaagcaatCATGAATTCCATTGAAAATTCATTGAAACAGGAACAAGCAGACTCTAACCTCCTCTATTGGATTCTTACAATCTAGTGAGTTGTACAAAGCTCACAAAACAACCAAATCTAAGAACAGATTCGTAGAATAAAGATTCATTTTGCGCAACAGTCAATCAAACAAGAgagcaataaaaaattcaaagcaatCATGAATTCCATTGAAAATTCATTGAAACAGGAACAAGCAGACTCTAACCTCCTCTATTGGATTCTTAGAATCTAGTGAGTTGTACAAAGCTCACAAAACCAACAACAGAATAAGaacaaagaaaagcaaaaaccaGGCTGTCCATTTTATCACAAAAAAAGATGCCATATGGAGACAAAGAGCATTCTTCATATTATGTAAGAATTTCGCAAGCTAACAATTCCCTTTACACcccaaaaaatattgaaaaatccTATTATGATGAAGTATAGCAGGCAACTATTATATTTTAGTTGACAAGAGGATGCTTCAAGTGAAGCAATGAAATACATGAGATCATAATGGAaagcaatttataaaaaataaaataaaaataattatactgtATTTTCTAGTAAAACAAATGAGCCTCCTTGTGATGTGGAAGCTGAACTGTGGTTTGGTGAAtccaaaagaaaggaaagcaaTGCAGTAAACAAATCAACTAGTCAAAAGTATAAaaggtcaaaaaaaaaaaaaaactccaatgaGAGCAGAACTGCCCAGAGTAACAGCAACACAGAAAGACCAGATATTCAAGACACAACTAAATTTAGAAATGAGAAGAGATGGAAGAagcaaaacaggaaaaaaaaatctatcacaCAAATAATATCCAAATTAAAAGCATCGGTTCAAGCAAAAATGGAACTTTACTATCACCATATTTAGAAAAGATAGAAGCATAGAATGCCCATGAACCAAGAAATAGCAAAAATGAACTGAATTCACAGCCATAGCCATTGCTGTGAAACACTGATGCACTATACAACAAAACATGAGAATCCCAGAAAGGCAGtgaaaaaatacttgaaaaaaacaaaaatatatcacaAAACCAATCAAGATTCCAAGCTTTCCAGATTTGCaggaagagaaaaggagaaagaaacgcagatatataaaagaaaCGTACTTACTGGCATCTTCGTGAAGAACTcacaacttcttcttcttcttcagcagTGTAAACCAAAAAGGGAGCAAAGAAAACAAAGTCTGGCTAGCTAATGCCCCAATAACAACAAACTGCagaacaaaaggagaaaaaagaaagaaagagaaaggagagggagggggggagaagaagaagaagaagcagcacaGAAACAGGGACAGCTTTGTGTAAGCATGTATATTATAagcattaattatatataaatgacaaagaacattttctttatttttttctttatttatttatttatttatcattgcTTACTACCATCACTGTACATAAGTTACCATTATTTTAAGATCCGGACAAGTCTGATGTATCGAACTGGAATCTAACTAATCTAAGTTCGGATTAGTCCAattataggaagaaaaaaaattggtcgACCCAGTTCTAGTGCGGTTAAAACAcggttattaatttttttaaattgatataatttttaatttttaaaaaataaaactgtatCGATCTAAATTATTCTTCTTGATGTATAAcccaaacaaatcaaattttaaaactataataattataattacattacACAAAACTATATAATAGCTCagtaataatatgtttttgttaagTAAAGAAATGACAGcttaattttcatgaaaaaataaaagaaaaaaggaaatgtattaattaattatattaatggcCACTAATGGCGTAATTACCCTCTGAGTGAATATGATTAGAAACGTCTCTCGCCGACAAATTTGTCTGAAACGGGCTTCAttcattgagagagagagagagagagagagagagt
This window contains:
- the LOC133697623 gene encoding probable polygalacturonase; protein product: MPVALLLLLALSIAIRIDAEESSGVCDFKPGLKPRPHSVSILEFGAVGDGKTLNTLAFQNAIFYLKSFTDKGGAQLYVPPGKWLTGSFSLTSHLTLFLEKGAVILGSQDPSHWDLVDPLPSYGRGIELPGKRYRSLINGDMLTDVVVTGDNGTIDGQGSVWWDWFESRSLNYSRPHLVEFTSSDHVVVSNLTFLNAPAYNIHPVYCSNVLVQNISVSAPGESPYTIGIVPDSSNNVCIEDSLIKVGYDAISLKSGWDEYGIAYDRPTQDVHIRRVYLQSSSGSSIAFGSEMSGGISNVYVEQVYLYNSFSGIEFRTTKGRGGYIKRVIISNVELKNINMAFGAIGDCGSHPDDSFDPNAIPILDQITLQNVIGSNITTAGNFTGLAESPFTSICLFNVSLTIPATSTSWTCSNVIGFSELVSPEPCPELNSSYSNSSSICYSILNSYGKSVNL